The genomic window TCCTGATTCTATTCTCCCGCCGCGCCTGAAACCAGTTGGGAGAGGATCGCGAGGGACGCGCCATGGGCAAGGCGGAGCGCACGCATCGCGGGGAGCCGGACGGCCCCTCGCGTGACGAGGGATGCCGCCCCGGCGTCGTGAAGATCATCGCCATGGTGAAGCCCTTCCGCGCGCAGGAGGTCCTCTCGGCCCTCGGCTCGGTGGAAGTCGTCGCGGCGACCGTCCGGGAGGCCATGGGCTACGGCCGGCAGAAGAACCGCCTGAACCAGTACCTCGGGAGCGAGTACAACGCCTCGTTCCTCCCGAAGGTGGAGATCACCGTCTTCGTGGAGGAGGAGAACCTCGAGGACGCGATCCGGGCGATCGAGGGCCAGGCGAGGACCGGGAGGATCGGCGACGGCAAGATCCTCGTGCTGCGATGCCCATTCGGGGCGATCGGGTGGTGATCCGCCGCGGACGTCGGCGTCGCGGCGCGGACGCTCAATGGGGCGTGTCGATCCAGAAGACGCGACGGATCCGAGGGGCGTCGGCGCCCGGCCGCAGGTCCACGAGCTGCTGGCGGGGCGTGGTGTCCGGGTTCTCCGCCCGGAGCAGCCCGTATTGCCCGCAATCCTGGAACCAGCGGACGATGGGCTGCTCGTCGATCCAGGCGACCACGATCTTGCCGTCGAGGTGCGCAGCCGGCTCGGGCTGCCTGGAGTAGGCGATGGCCGCGCCGTCGGCGACGACCGGGGCCATGGCGTCGCCCTGGACCCGGATGCAGCGATTCTCCTGCTGCGCCTCGAGCAGCTCCTTGCGGGCCGGCGACGACTGGGGTAGCTCGAATTGCGTGGCCGGGACCTCGCCCGCCTTGGGCTGCCCGGGCTCGGCGACGTCCCCGTTCTCGAGGAGCTGGAGCGCCGTGCGCAGCAGGTCGCCGACCTTCACGACCGGGGACTTCTCGCTCACGTCGAAGTCGCGGAACGGCGACTGCCGGAATTTCGGCCCCTTGCCGGTCAGCAGCCATTGGGGCTCGGCCGAGGTCAGGTCGATGATCCTGAGCACGACCTCGGCGGGGACGGTCACGCCCCCCTCGTAGTTATACCAGGTGCGCACCGGGATGCCGAGACGCCGAGCCATCTCGGGGCCGCCACGCTCCCCGAAGAGTTCCAGCCTCAGGCTTGCCAGTCGCTCGGCGAGGGCGTGCTTGGCACGGAGGGATTCCGGGAGGGTTTTGCGACGTGCCATTGGAAGTCCTCCGCGAGCCCGGAGGCCGGACAGAGAGGTCCATGCCTGGCGTCACGTGGTCATTGTATGAACGTTGCGGGAAGTTCCGCCAAAGCTATTTAAGGCCATGCAACGGAGAAATCAACCAGGAATTCGCCGGGATTCAAAACTTCCTCCATCGAAGCAATCCTTGCAGGCTCAAGGTTGTCCTCCGGCGGCAACACGTGCGTCTCGGAAAGACGGGCGGCTGGCGTCTGCGGCGGGTCGCCCGCCGCCCGGGGGCGGGCCGGCGTCATTCCTCGTCGAGCTTGAGGTCCATGAGGAACTGGGCGACGGCGTCCTCCTCCTCCTTGGTCGGCTTGCCTCCCGGCTCGACGGCGGGCTCCTCGGCCTCCTTCTTCTCCGGGGCACGCGTCGCGGCCTCGTTCTTCGGAGGGGCTGCGGCCTCCTTCGGGGGGGCCGCGGCCGGCTTCTTCGGGGGAGGCGCCGGCTCGTCGTCGAGGGGGATGATGTCCATGTGCTCCGGGGCTTCCTCGACGTCCTCGATCGCGACGACGAAGTCCTCGTCGTCATCCAGGGCGAACTCGACGTCCTCGCCATCCGCGGCGGGGATGGCCTCGACCTCGGACGTATCGGAGGCCGCCCCCTCGCCCGCGACGGGGGAGGGCCGGCTCGGCGAAACGGCCGTCCCCAACTGGCCGACGCGCAACGTGACGCCGCCGATGGTCACCTCGTCGCCCGGCTTCAGGGCCTGCTGGCCGAGCACGCGCTTGCCGTTGACGTAGGTTCCGTTGGAGCTCCCCAGGTCGCGGACCACGAGCTTGTCGTCGGCGACGATCACCTCGCAGTGCTTGCGGCTCACCTGCGCGGATCGGATGCGGATCAGGCATTCATCGTGGCGGCCGATGCTGTTCACCCCGGGGGCCAGCTTCAGGTTCGTCGTGTCGCTGCGGCCACGGACAATCTGGAGAAGATAGTTCATCTCTGGGCAACCCCGGCTGGGTGGTCGGCTGTAGGGACGCTGTTTGGTGGAGTGCGGGAGAATGCGTGAGAATGGCGAACGTGTGCTGCAATTCCAGGCTACACCGTCATTCTCCGAGACGCAAACGGAAAGCCTTGCATGCGTTGCATGCCCGCCGCCCGGGGCGCCGGGGGGCCCCTCCCGGCGCCCCGGGTGCGGCCCGGTCCGGGGCCGAGGCGGGATGCCGAGATCGGGTTTCGGTGGAAGTGTCTTGCAATCCCGGTGGCCGATCCTATACTGAGAACGTCGTCGATGCGAGAGGCCATCCCGGGCACCAACCCGCGGGGAGGGGGTCGCATCGAGAATTGCGGGAGTAGCTCAGGGGTAGAGCACCACGTTGCCAACGTGGTTGTCGTGGGTTCAAATCCCATCTCCCGCTCTGACGTATAGCCTCCTGGGTTGGCCGTTCTCGCTCGAGCACGCGGGTCGCGTGGTGGCGGATCTAGCCGTCCCAGCCTGTCGTGAACCGAGGATGCGCGAGATGAGCAGCGGCGAAGAGCACGAGACGTCCGTGTCGGTCACCGACCAGGCAGGCGATGAGCCGGCCGCTCAGGGGCAGGAAGAGAAGAGGAAGCTCGAGCTCGACGTCCACATCGAGGACGTCGGCCCCTGCAAGAAGCACCTCAAGGTCACCGTCCCCCGCTCCGAGATCGAGCACCAGTTCCAGGAGTCGCTCGGGACGTTCCAGAAGGATGCGCACGTGCCGGGCTTCCGCCCCGGCCACGCGCCCCGGCAGCTCGTCATCAAGCGCTTCAAGAAGGAAGTCTCCGGCCAGGTGAAGTCGTCGATCCTGATGGCGACCCTGGAGCAGATCGACCGGGACTACCAGCTCAACCCGATCACCCAGCCCAAGCTGGACGTGGACGCGATCGAGCTGCCCGATGACGGGCCGATGTCCTTCGAGATGGAGGTCGAGGTCCGCCCCGACTTCCCGCTGCCGAACTACAAGGACCTGAAGGTCAAGCGGCCGGTGAAGGCGATCAAGGACCAGGACGTCGAGTCGGCGCTGAGCCGCTTCCTGGAGCGTTACGCCCAGGTCGTCCCCAAGCTGGACGGCGCGGCCCAGATCGGCGACTACCTCACGGCCGACCTGAAGTTCCACAAGCCCGACGGGTCGCCGCTGAGCGAGGTGAAGGAGAGCCAGTTCCGGCTCCAGCCCGAGCTCCGCTTCCAGGATGGCCACATCCCGGGCATCGGCAAGGCGCTCGAGGGGGCGAAGCCGGGCGAGACGCGCGAGGTCCAGGCCCAGCTGGGCACCTCGGTGGCCGATCCGGAGCTCCGGGGCCAGTCCGTCAAGGTGGACGTCGTGGTCCACGACCTGAAGCAGCTCCGCCTGCCCGAGACGAACGCGACGTTCCTCGCCTCCATCGGCTTCGACAGCCTAGACGAGCTGCGTGAGGCGGTCCGGGCGTCGCTCGAGCGACGCTACGACTCGCAGCAGCGGCAGGCGGTGCGGACCCAGGTCATGGACGCCCTGATCGCGGCCACGCCGTTCGACCTCCCCTCCGACCTCGTCTCCCGGCAGGAGCGTTCCACGGCGGCCCGCCTGGTCTCCGAGCTCCGCCAGGGGGGCTTCTCCGACGCCGACATCCGGGCCCGCGAGGCCGAGATCCGCGCCAACGCCCACGAGACGACGCTGCGATCGCTCAAGGAGTTCTTCATCCTGGCGAAGATCGCGGAGGCCGAGTCCATCCAGGTGGAGGACGAGGACGTCGAGATGGAGATCGAGGCCCTCGCGGCGCGGACCGACGAGAGCCCCCGCCGGGTCCGGGCCCGGCTCGAGAAGGACGGCCTCGGCGACTCGCTGGCCACCCAGATCCTCGAGCGCAAGGCCCTCGACCACATCCTCCGGTCCGTGGAGATCACGGACGAGGCCGTCGACGCGCCGGAGACGGACGTCGAGACCCTGGACCAGACCGCGACCCCGGCCGCCGAGGGAGGCGAGCCCGCGGAGCAACCGGCCGGGCAGTGACGCCCGTCGAGCCCTCGCGAGGGGCCGGCCGGGCGGCACGACGCGTCGCCCGGTCCCTTGTCGAGCCGCACCCGCACTCCTATCGTTAAACGGATTGTCATGCGCCCCCGCCCCTGATCCCGGCCCCCTCCGCTTGAACGAGCCGCGGGCGGTCGGGGTGGTGATCCACAGGACCGTTCCATGCCGTTCGATCATCCGCTCGCGGACCCACAGCTTGCCGGCTATCGGGACTACGCCCGGCAGCGGCAGATGACCCTGGGCGACCTGCTGCTCGAGAACCGCATCGTCTTCCTCGAGGGGGTCATCAACGACGCCGTCGCCAACATGGCGGTGATGAAGTTCCTGTACCTCCAGTACGAGAACCGCACGCAGGGCATCAGCTTCTACATCAACAGCCCCGGCGGCAGCGTCAGCAGCACCCTGGCGATCTACGACACGATGCAGTTCATCGAGTGCCCCGTCGCCACCTACTGCATCGGGCTCGCCGCCTCCGGCGCGGCGGTCCTGCTCGCCGGCGGCACGAAGGGCCGGCGGTACTCGCTGCCCCACTCCAAGATCATGATCCACCAGCCGTATGGGCAGGTGGGCGGCCAGGTCTCGGACATCGAGATCCAGGCCGAGGAGATCGTGAAGAGCCGCCAGGTCATCAACGAGATCCTGGCCCGCCACACCAACCAGC from Aquisphaera giovannonii includes these protein-coding regions:
- a CDS encoding P-II family nitrogen regulator, which gives rise to MVKPFRAQEVLSALGSVEVVAATVREAMGYGRQKNRLNQYLGSEYNASFLPKVEITVFVEEENLEDAIRAIEGQARTGRIGDGKILVLRCPFGAIGW
- a CDS encoding S24 family peptidase; amino-acid sequence: MARRKTLPESLRAKHALAERLASLRLELFGERGGPEMARRLGIPVRTWYNYEGGVTVPAEVVLRIIDLTSAEPQWLLTGKGPKFRQSPFRDFDVSEKSPVVKVGDLLRTALQLLENGDVAEPGQPKAGEVPATQFELPQSSPARKELLEAQQENRCIRVQGDAMAPVVADGAAIAYSRQPEPAAHLDGKIVVAWIDEQPIVRWFQDCGQYGLLRAENPDTTPRQQLVDLRPGADAPRIRRVFWIDTPH
- a CDS encoding FHA domain-containing protein, whose translation is MNYLLQIVRGRSDTTNLKLAPGVNSIGRHDECLIRIRSAQVSRKHCEVIVADDKLVVRDLGSSNGTYVNGKRVLGQQALKPGDEVTIGGVTLRVGQLGTAVSPSRPSPVAGEGAASDTSEVEAIPAADGEDVEFALDDDEDFVVAIEDVEEAPEHMDIIPLDDEPAPPPKKPAAAPPKEAAAPPKNEAATRAPEKKEAEEPAVEPGGKPTKEEEDAVAQFLMDLKLDEE
- the tig gene encoding trigger factor translates to MSSGEEHETSVSVTDQAGDEPAAQGQEEKRKLELDVHIEDVGPCKKHLKVTVPRSEIEHQFQESLGTFQKDAHVPGFRPGHAPRQLVIKRFKKEVSGQVKSSILMATLEQIDRDYQLNPITQPKLDVDAIELPDDGPMSFEMEVEVRPDFPLPNYKDLKVKRPVKAIKDQDVESALSRFLERYAQVVPKLDGAAQIGDYLTADLKFHKPDGSPLSEVKESQFRLQPELRFQDGHIPGIGKALEGAKPGETREVQAQLGTSVADPELRGQSVKVDVVVHDLKQLRLPETNATFLASIGFDSLDELREAVRASLERRYDSQQRQAVRTQVMDALIAATPFDLPSDLVSRQERSTAARLVSELRQGGFSDADIRAREAEIRANAHETTLRSLKEFFILAKIAEAESIQVEDEDVEMEIEALAARTDESPRRVRARLEKDGLGDSLATQILERKALDHILRSVEITDEAVDAPETDVETLDQTATPAAEGGEPAEQPAGQ
- a CDS encoding ClpP family protease encodes the protein MPFDHPLADPQLAGYRDYARQRQMTLGDLLLENRIVFLEGVINDAVANMAVMKFLYLQYENRTQGISFYINSPGGSVSSTLAIYDTMQFIECPVATYCIGLAASGAAVLLAGGTKGRRYSLPHSKIMIHQPYGQVGGQVSDIEIQAEEIVKSRQVINEILARHTNQPIERIARDTERDRYLSAMQAKEYGLVDEVVGRIPGGVGGEKGPGSSVVSASPSSPTPEAR